The genomic window AACCCACTGGCAATCTCGACGAACGCACGGGCGAGGGCATCGTGGAGCTGCTCTACAACCTCAACGTGGAGCAACACGTTACACTGGTCATGGTGACGCACGACGAGGCTCTCGCATCGCGGGCAGTCCGCTGGATCCACCTGCACGAGGGCAAGGCGCTTGTGAAGAAGTAGCGCGGGCTGGCGCATGCGCTGGCGGGGGAGGAACCGGGCATGGCGTTGACGCGGCGGCAATTCCTGAAATCGGCGGCGGCATCTTCCATGGGTCTCGCGCTTTCGCGGACGACTTTCGCATCGCAGGGGGCGGCCCCAAGCGAGGCGTACGAGCGGCTTGGCCGGGTCGCGGCGAGACCGGGACGCGACATCAAAGCCTCCCCACTGTCGGTGGGATTCGAGGTGCTGGACCGCAAGTGCTTCGACCCCGCGCGGGCGTATGAGCACGTCGCGAACCTCGGCGTCAAGTGGGCGCGCTGCCAGACAGGCTGGTGCCGGTGCGAGACGGTCAAGGGCGAGTACGATTTCACCTGGCTGGACGAGGTGGTTGATTCCCTCCTTCGCGCGGGCGTGACGCCGTGGTTTAACCTGGGATATGGAAACCGGCTATACACCCCCGCTGCGCCCGACGAATTCGCGGTCGGCTGGGCGCCGGTATTCAGCGATGACGCGCTTGCGGGCTGGCTTCGATTCACGGAGCATCTGGCACGCCACTTCAAAGATCGCGTCCGCCACTGGGAGATCTGGAACGAGCCTAATGCCAGGAGCTTCTGGCAGCCCGAGAAGCCCAGCCCGGCGGATTACGCGCGGTTGGCGGCCCAAACGGCTCCGGTCATCCGCGGGCAGGTCCGAGATTGCGTCATCATCGGCGGAGCGCTCGCAGGGGTGCCCATGGACTTTCTCAAGGGCTGTTTCGAGAGCGGTCTCGGCGGCTTGGTGGATGTTATTTCCTATCATCCCTACCGGGCCATTCCGGAGGAGCGCTACGAGGATGACATGGCCGCGATGCGGGATGCGATTGCGAAATACGCGCCCGGCGTCAGGCTTTGGCAGGGCGAGAACGGTTGTCCATCGGTGGGGGGTCCGGAAAGCGTTGGAGCGCTGTCGCAGCTCGAGTGGGACGAAACGCGGCAGGCCAAATGGCTGTTGAGGCGCATCCTGCTCGATCTGCGTTATGGCGTGGAACTGACCAGCTATTATCACACCGTAGACTTGGTGGGATACCGTGGAAAAACCAATTTCAAGGGCCTGCTCCGCGGAAACGAGTACACGCCCAAGCCGTCGTATTTCGCCTACCAGTGCCTGTGCGCGCTGTTCGACGCGGCTACCCGGCGCGCGGAGCTTGCGCTCGCCCTCGTGGGGCAAGAAAAGGTACAGTTGCAGGAGGCGCATTTCACGCGAAACGGCCGGGCATTGTACGCATATTGGTTCCCGGCCGACCTGCAAAAGCCCTGGACCGCCCGGACAGTGAGCATGTCGCTTGATGTGCGTGAGGGGGCCGCATTGGACGACCCGGTTCTGGTGGACCCGCTGTCGCAGGAGGTCTTCCGGCTCGTCCCCGCGAAACTGGGAGAGACGAACGCCGTGTTCGAGAATCTGCCGCTGCGGGACTACCCCCTGTTAATCACCGGCGCCGGCGCGTTTCAAATGGCATGAACAGGCCCCGGCCGCCTGTAGCCGGCGAAACCGTTTGGAACAGACCACGCGGCTTTGCCGCGCAAGACCTCGGGCCTGTCCGCGTCGCGGCTATTTCTTCGTAATGCCCATGCCGCACAGGGGGACCATATCGGCGTACTCGGCGGTGCCGTAATTGAACACTGTAAACCCGCCGGCGCCGAGTTCGCGCGTGATCGCGATCTGTTCAACGAGCTTCACGATATCGAGGCGGTCCGGCCACGTGCTCTGCCCGATCCCCGGATAGCACGGCACGTTGCCCGCCCACTCCATCTGTTGCATGGCCATGTTGCGGAAGCTGTCGTTGTAAGGCGTGTAGTCCATCGGGCACACGAAATCCAGGTAGCCCTTGTCGCACCAGACCTTCCAGTCCTGGCCGACCTTGTCGCGGTCCTGGGGCCAGTTGCGAAAGACGGCCGCGGATATCTTTATGCCCGGGCGGGCCTTTCGCGCGCCGTCGTGAACGCCCGCCACGACCTTCGTGATGTTCTGGCGGCGGAATTCGAGCCAGGACTCGAAGTCTTTTCCGCCGGGACCGGCATCTTTGGGCCAGTTGGCGACGGGGCGGCCCAGTTGCTTTTCGAACCGCGCGCGGCATCCCGCGCAGAAACAGTGGTCCGAGTCAGGGTACCGGATGTAGTCGAAATGGATGCCATGGACGTCATAGTTCCGCGCCACCTCGACCATGGAATCGATCTCGAGTTGCTGGTTGGCGGGATGAGACGGGCAGAGCCACTGCGGCTGCGGCGTGCCGGCAAAGCTGACCTGGGTCCGCCCCTCGGCTTTCATGCGTTCGAGAAATTCCCTGGGTGCGCGCGAACCCATGTTCCAGTTGACTTTCCAGACGTGGCATTCGACGCCGTATTTCCTGCACGCGGCGAGGCAAAGGGCAATCTGGTCGCCCTTTTCCGCGACGTCCGCGGCCGTGGGCAGCACGCTGCTCGGGTAAAAGGCCGCGC from Candidatus Hydrogenedentota bacterium includes these protein-coding regions:
- a CDS encoding beta-galactosidase — encoded protein: MALTRRQFLKSAAASSMGLALSRTTFASQGAAPSEAYERLGRVAARPGRDIKASPLSVGFEVLDRKCFDPARAYEHVANLGVKWARCQTGWCRCETVKGEYDFTWLDEVVDSLLRAGVTPWFNLGYGNRLYTPAAPDEFAVGWAPVFSDDALAGWLRFTEHLARHFKDRVRHWEIWNEPNARSFWQPEKPSPADYARLAAQTAPVIRGQVRDCVIIGGALAGVPMDFLKGCFESGLGGLVDVISYHPYRAIPEERYEDDMAAMRDAIAKYAPGVRLWQGENGCPSVGGPESVGALSQLEWDETRQAKWLLRRILLDLRYGVELTSYYHTVDLVGYRGKTNFKGLLRGNEYTPKPSYFAYQCLCALFDAATRRAELALALVGQEKVQLQEAHFTRNGRALYAYWFPADLQKPWTARTVSMSLDVREGAALDDPVLVDPLSQEVFRLVPAKLGETNAVFENLPLRDYPLLITGAGAFQMA
- a CDS encoding family 10 glycosylhydrolase gives rise to the protein LFARASECVKNKRFAEAIETAEQIKYAIRLAYCAAQKPVPDEHRAYWCHSAFGVDGVTWDEAIKRLADNGFTAILPNMLWGGAAFYPSSVLPTAADVAEKGDQIALCLAACRKYGVECHVWKVNWNMGSRAPREFLERMKAEGRTQVSFAGTPQPQWLCPSHPANQQLEIDSMVEVARNYDVHGIHFDYIRYPDSDHCFCAGCRARFEKQLGRPVANWPKDAGPGGKDFESWLEFRRQNITKVVAGVHDGARKARPGIKISAAVFRNWPQDRDKVGQDWKVWCDKGYLDFVCPMDYTPYNDSFRNMAMQQMEWAGNVPCYPGIGQSTWPDRLDIVKLVEQIAITRELGAGGFTVFNYGTAEYADMVPLCGMGITKK